In Dama dama isolate Ldn47 chromosome 9, ASM3311817v1, whole genome shotgun sequence, the following proteins share a genomic window:
- the GJC2 gene encoding gap junction gamma-2 protein, with translation MTNMSWSFLTRLLEEIHNHSTFVGKVWLTVLVVFRIVLTAVGGESIYSDEQTKFTCNTRQPGCDNVCYDAFAPLSHVRFWVFQIVVISTPSVMYLGYAVHRLARASQDERRRSRRRPGRRAARAPLPLPPPPHPGWPEPADLGEEEPMLGLGEEDEDPGVAEGLGEEDEAEDTGAAKGAGGDAKVAAAPGPAGQHDGRRRIQREGLMRVYVAQLVARAAFEVAFLVGQYLLYGFEVRPFFACSRQPCPHVVDCFVSRPTEKTVFLLVMYVVSCLCLLLNLCEMAHLGLGSAQDAVRGRRPLPHSPGAMPRPPPCALPAAPSGLACPPDYSLVVRTAERARAQDQDLASLALQALQDRRALGDLDSPPGPGLPVNARGPPKAGAPASGSGSATSGGTVGGQGRQGIKPRMGSEKGSGSSSREGKTTVWI, from the coding sequence CGTGGGGAAGGTGTGGCTCACGGTGCTGGTGGTCTTCCGCATCGTGCTCACCGCCGTGGGCGGCGAGTCCATCTACTCCGACGAGCAGACCAAGTTCACGTGCAACACGCGGCAGCCAGGCTGCGACAACGTCTGCTACGACGCCTTTGCACCCCTGTCGCACGTGCGcttctgggtcttccagattgTGGTCATCTCCACGCCCTCCGTCATGTACCTGGGCTACGCTGTGCACCGCCTGGCCCGCGCCTCCCAGGATGAGCGCCGTCGCTCTCGCCGCCGCCCCGGCCGCCGCGCAGCCCGCGCGCCCCTGCCGTTGCCCCCACCGCCGCACCCGGGCTGGCCCGAGCCCGCCGACCTGGGCGAGGAGGAACCCATGCTGGGCCTGGGCGAAGAGGACGAAGACCCGGGAGTGGCCGAGGGCCTGGGTGAGGAGGACGAGGCCGAGGACACGGGGGCGGCCAAGGGCGCAGGAGGGGACGCCAAGGTGGCTGCGGCCCCAGGTCCCGCGGGCCAGCATGACGGGCGGCGGCGCATCCAGCGCGAGGGCCTGATGCGCGTGTACGTGGCCCAGCTGGTGGCGCGGGCCGCCTTCGAGGTGGCCTTCCTGGTGGGACAGTACCTTCTGTACGGCTTCGAGGTGCGGCCCTTCTTCGCGTGTAGCCGCCAGCCCTGTCCCCACGTGGTTGACTGCTTCGTGTCACGGCCCACTGAGAAGACAGTCTTCCTGCTGGTCATGTACGTGGTCAGCTGCCTCTGTCTGCTGCTCAACCTCTGTGAGATGGCGCACCTGGGTCTCGGCAGCGCGCAAGACGCCGTGCGCGGCCGCCGCCCACTGCCCCACTCCCCCGGCGCCATGCCCCGCCCGCCTCCCTGCGCTCTGCCCGCTGCGCCTTCAGGCCTGGCCTGTCCGCCTGACTATAGCCTGGTGGTTCGCACGGCTGAGCGCGCACGCGCCCAGGACCAGGACCTGGCCAGCCTGGCCCTGCAGGCGCTGCAGGACCGGCGGGCACTCGGGGACCTCGACAGTCCACCCGGCCCGGGCCTCCCAGTGAACGCCCGGGGGCCCCCGAAGGCTGGCGCTCCTGCGTCGGGGTCGGGCAGTGCCACATCAGGGGGCACTGTGGGGGGCCAGGGTCggcaggggatcaaacccaggatgGGCTCAGAGAAGGGCAGTGGGAGCAGCAGCAGGGAGGGTAAGACCACCGTGTGGATCTGA